A region of the Chryseobacterium gotjawalense genome:
CTGTTTCTGGAACACAAATCTTCCACCGGAAACGTAGCGACTTATAAAGCCCAGGTTGGAGAATCGATGCACGACATCGCCCAGAAATTCGGAATCAAACTCAAGAAGCTTTATTCCAAAAACCGAATGGATTACGGCCAGCAACCAACAAGCGGCCAGTTAATTTACCTTCAAAGCAAAAAACCTAAAAAGTAATCAAAGGCCGAAAACTTGATAAATGGAAATCGAAAATGAATTCTTTGATCTGCCAGTCATCTATTCGTCTATTATCTATTCGTCTATTATCTAATATCTCATATCTAATATCTCATATCTAATATTTAAAAAATGTTATACCAAAGAAGTTCAGCTTTATTCGATGAAGCCTACCAATATATTCCGGGCGGGGTAAATTCCCCGGTTCGTGCTTTTAAATCCGTGGGCGGTGTTCCCATTTTTATGAAATCTGCAAAAGGCGCATATATGACCGATGAAGATGATAATCAATATATTGATTACATTAATTCTTGGGGTCCTGCGATTCTTGGACATACGCATCCCGAAGTTTTAGAAGCCATTAAAAAGCAGGCAGAAAAGGGGTTTTCTTATGGAACTCCTACAGAACTCGAAACTGAAATTGCAAAGTTTATTGTAGAAAACGTTCCTAATATTGATCAGATCAGAATGGTTTCTTCTGGAACGGAAGCGTGTATGAGTGCGATCCGTTTGGCCAGAGGTTTTACCGGAAGAGATAAATTCATCAAATTCGAAGGGTGCTATCATGGGCATTCCGATTCTTTTTTAATTAAAGCCGGAAGCGGTGCTGCCACTTTCGGAAACCCAAATTCTCCCGGAGTCACTGCCGGAACGGCAAAAGATACGTTGTTGGCAAGATATAATGATATTGAGCAGGTGGAAGATCTTTTCCGACACCATCAGGGAGAAATTGCCGCAATTATTGTAGAGCCTGTTGCCGGAAACATGGGCTGCGTTCTGCCTGAAAACAATTTCCTCCAGAATCTGAGAAAACTCTGCGACGAAAACGGGGCCTTGCTCATTTTTGATGAAGTAATGACGGGATTCCGTTTGGCTTTTGGCGGCGCGCAGGAATTATACGGCGTGAAAGCTGATTTAGTGACCTTCGGAAAAGTGATCGGTGGCGGACTTCCCGTAGGTGCATTCGCAGGAAGAAATGAAATCATGGATCATCTGGCTCCAAAAGGTGCGGTTTACCAAGCCGGAACGTTAAGCGGAAATCCTCTGGCGATGCGGGCGGGTTTAACCACTTTGCAACTTATTAAAAATGATGAAAATTTTTACCAAAATATCAATAAAACGACAGAAACTTTAGACTTTGAAATCGGGAAAATTCTCAACCATAAATCAATTCCGCACCGGATCAATAGAAAAGGGTCGATGATGAGTGTTTTTTTCCACGTGAATGCCGTTTCGAATTTTGAAGAAGCAGCCAATGCCAATCATGCTTTGTTCAATAATTTCTTCCACCAGCTTTTAAAAAAAGGAATTTATTTACCTCCAAGTGGTTATGAAACCTGGTTTATTTCTAATTCCATTAAGGAAAAGGAAATCGACAGAACTTTGGAAGTCATCAGAAATTTTGAATATTCATAAAGAAAAATCCGCTTCAAATATTATTGAAGCGGATTTTTTTTGCGATAATTTTTGCCACGAATTCACGAATAATAACTCATTCGTGCATTCGTGGCAATTTTAATATTAAATTCTCGCTCTTTCGTATTGGTGCGGAAAATCGCAATCTCCTTTGCCCTCAAAAGCTCCCTGAATTGCCAGATATGGATTTCTTAAAATTTCACGGGCAACAAGAATTAAATCTGCTTCCTTTTTCTGTAGAATTTCTTCCGCTAGTTCCGCTGTTTTGATCAAACCGACCGCGCCCGTTTTCATTCCTGCTTTGTTTTTAATTTCTGCGGCAAGCGGAACCTGATAACCATCAAACAAAGTGATTTTTGCTCCGTGAATATTTCCACCGCTTGAGATATCCATTAAATCGACATTTTTATCTTTCAGGATTTTGGCAAGCTGTGCGCTTTCTTCAATATCCCAACCATTTTCAGCATATTCAGTGGCGGAAATCCTGACCAGTAACGGATGGTTTTCGTCCAGTACTTCATTCACAGATTCCACGATTTCTACCAAAAAACGAATTCTGTTTTCAAAACTTCCACCGTATTCGTCGGTTCTTACATTGGATAATGGAGATAAAAACTCATGAATGAGATAACCGTGCGCAGCGTGAATTTCAATCAAGTCAAAACCGGCATCGATTGATCTTTGGGCAGCCGCTTTAAAGTCCTGAACCAGTTGTTTGATTTCTTCAACCGTTAATTCATGTGGGATTCTTTCCCCTTCAGCATAAGGGATTTTTGAAGGCGCAACCGTTTCCCAGCCTTCTTC
Encoded here:
- the hemL gene encoding glutamate-1-semialdehyde 2,1-aminomutase: MLYQRSSALFDEAYQYIPGGVNSPVRAFKSVGGVPIFMKSAKGAYMTDEDDNQYIDYINSWGPAILGHTHPEVLEAIKKQAEKGFSYGTPTELETEIAKFIVENVPNIDQIRMVSSGTEACMSAIRLARGFTGRDKFIKFEGCYHGHSDSFLIKAGSGAATFGNPNSPGVTAGTAKDTLLARYNDIEQVEDLFRHHQGEIAAIIVEPVAGNMGCVLPENNFLQNLRKLCDENGALLIFDEVMTGFRLAFGGAQELYGVKADLVTFGKVIGGGLPVGAFAGRNEIMDHLAPKGAVYQAGTLSGNPLAMRAGLTTLQLIKNDENFYQNINKTTETLDFEIGKILNHKSIPHRINRKGSMMSVFFHVNAVSNFEEAANANHALFNNFFHQLLKKGIYLPPSGYETWFISNSIKEKEIDRTLEVIRNFEYS
- the namA gene encoding NADPH dehydrogenase NamA, which codes for MLYSPLKLRNLELKNRWVMSPMCMYSCENGVANDFHFVHYGSRAQGGTGLLIVEATGVVPEGRITHKCMGLWNDEQAQSLKKIVDFVHQNSQSKIGIQLGHAGRKASTWNGQQLSLEEGWETVAPSKIPYAEGERIPHELTVEEIKQLVQDFKAAAQRSIDAGFDLIEIHAAHGYLIHEFLSPLSNVRTDEYGGSFENRIRFLVEIVESVNEVLDENHPLLVRISATEYAENGWDIEESAQLAKILKDKNVDLMDISSGGNIHGAKITLFDGYQVPLAAEIKNKAGMKTGAVGLIKTAELAEEILQKKEADLILVAREILRNPYLAIQGAFEGKGDCDFPHQYERARI